Proteins from one Bos indicus x Bos taurus breed Angus x Brahman F1 hybrid chromosome 19, Bos_hybrid_MaternalHap_v2.0, whole genome shotgun sequence genomic window:
- the SERPINF2 gene encoding alpha-2-antiplasmin isoform X2: MALLWGLLALILSCLSSLCSAFSPVSTMEPLDLQLMDGQAQQKLPPLSLLKLDNQEPGGQIAPKKAPEDCKLSPTPEQTRRLARAMMTFTTDLFSLVAQSSTRPNLILSPLSVALALSHLALGAQNQTLQRLKEVLHADSGPCLPHLLSRLCQDLGPGAFRLAARMYLQKGFPIKEDFLEQSEQLFGAKPMSLTGMKGEDLANINRWVKEATEGKIEDFLSDLPDDTVLLLLNAIHFQGFWRSKFDPNLTQRGAFHLDEQFTVPVDMMQALTYPLHWFLLEQPEIQVAHFPFKNNMSFVVLMPTRFEWNASQVLANLTWDILHQPSLSERPTKVQLPKLHLKYQLDLVATLSQLGLQELFQAPDLRGISDERLVVSSVQHQSALELSEAGVQAAAATSTAMSRMSLSSFIVNRPFLFFILEDSTSLPLFVGSVRNPNPGAQPERKEQQDSPDGKDSFQDHKGLPRGDKPFDPDLKLGPPSEEDYPQPGSPK; this comes from the exons ATGGCGCTGCTCTGGGGGCTCCTGGCGCTCATCCTCTCCTGCCTGTCAAGCCTGTGCTCAGCG TTCTCTCCTGTGAGCACCATGGAGCCCTTGGATCTGCAG cTAATGGACGGGCAGGCCCAGCAGAAGCTGCCCCCACTTTCCCTCCTCAAGCTGGACAACCAG GAGCCAGGTGGCCAGATTGCCCCGAAGAAGGCCCCAGAAGACTGCAAGTTGTCCCCAACCCCTGAGCAGACACGCAGGCTGGCCCGGGCCATGATGACCTTCACCACAGACCTCTtctccctggtggcccaaagCTCCACCAGGCCCAACCTCATCCTGTCACCTCTGAGTGTGGCCCTGGCCCTGTCTCACCTGGCACTAG GTGCTCAGAACCAAACGCTGCAAAGGCTGAAAGAGGTGCTGCATGCAGACTCAGGGCCCTGCCTGCCCCACCTGCTCAGCCGCCTCTGCCAGGACCTGGGGCCTGGGGCTTTCCGGTTGGCTGCCAGAATGTATCTGCAGAAAG GATTTCCCATCAAAGAGGACTTCCTGGAACAATCAGAACAGCTCTTTGGTGCAAAGCCCATGAGCCTGACGGGAATGAAGGGGGAAGACCTGGCGAACATTAACCGATGGGTGAAGGAGGCCACGGAAGGGAAGATCGAGGATTTCCTCTCAGATCTGCCAGATGACACAGTGTTGCTTCTCCTCAATGCCATCCACTTCCAGG GCTTCTGGAGGAGCAAGTTCGACCCGAACCTCACACAGAGAGGTGCTTTCCACCTGGACGAGCAGTTCACTGTGCCGGTGGACATGATGCAAGCCCTCACGTATCCGCTGCACTGGTTCCTGCTGGAGCAGCCTGAGATCCAG GTGGCTCATTTCCCCTTTAAGAACAACATGAGCTTCGTGGTCCTGATGCCCACCCGCTTTGAGTGGAACGCGTCCCAGGTGCTAGCCAACCTGACCTGGGACATCTTGCACCAGCCCTCGCTGTCGGAGAGGCCCACCAAGGTCCAGCTGCCTAAGCTGCATCTCAAATACCAACTGGACCTGGTGGCCACCCTCAGCCAGCTGG GCCTGCAGGAGTTATTCCAGGCCCCGGACCTACGTGGGATCTCCGATGAGAGGCTGGTGGTGTCCAGCGTGCAGCATCAGTCGGCACTAGAGCTCAGCGAGGCCGGCGTGCAGGCGGCCGCGGCAACCAGCACGGCTATGTCCCGCATGTCCCTATCCTCCTTCATCGTGAACCGccccttcctcttcttcatccTTGAGGACAGCACGAGCCTGCCCCTCTTCGTGGGCAGTGTGAGGAACCCCAACCCGGGCGCGCAGCCGGAGCGCAAGGAGCAGCAGGACTCCCCCGACGGCAAGGACTCCTTCCAGGATCACAAAGGCCTCCCCCGCGGAGACAAGCCCTTCGACCCAGACTTGAAACTTGGGCCGCCCTCGGAAGAGGATTACCCTCAGCCTGGCAGCCCCAAGTGA
- the SERPINF2 gene encoding alpha-2-antiplasmin isoform X1, with the protein MALLWGLLALILSCLSSLCSAQFSPVSTMEPLDLQLMDGQAQQKLPPLSLLKLDNQEPGGQIAPKKAPEDCKLSPTPEQTRRLARAMMTFTTDLFSLVAQSSTRPNLILSPLSVALALSHLALGAQNQTLQRLKEVLHADSGPCLPHLLSRLCQDLGPGAFRLAARMYLQKGFPIKEDFLEQSEQLFGAKPMSLTGMKGEDLANINRWVKEATEGKIEDFLSDLPDDTVLLLLNAIHFQGFWRSKFDPNLTQRGAFHLDEQFTVPVDMMQALTYPLHWFLLEQPEIQVAHFPFKNNMSFVVLMPTRFEWNASQVLANLTWDILHQPSLSERPTKVQLPKLHLKYQLDLVATLSQLGLQELFQAPDLRGISDERLVVSSVQHQSALELSEAGVQAAAATSTAMSRMSLSSFIVNRPFLFFILEDSTSLPLFVGSVRNPNPGAQPERKEQQDSPDGKDSFQDHKGLPRGDKPFDPDLKLGPPSEEDYPQPGSPK; encoded by the exons ATGGCGCTGCTCTGGGGGCTCCTGGCGCTCATCCTCTCCTGCCTGTCAAGCCTGTGCTCAGCG cAGTTCTCTCCTGTGAGCACCATGGAGCCCTTGGATCTGCAG cTAATGGACGGGCAGGCCCAGCAGAAGCTGCCCCCACTTTCCCTCCTCAAGCTGGACAACCAG GAGCCAGGTGGCCAGATTGCCCCGAAGAAGGCCCCAGAAGACTGCAAGTTGTCCCCAACCCCTGAGCAGACACGCAGGCTGGCCCGGGCCATGATGACCTTCACCACAGACCTCTtctccctggtggcccaaagCTCCACCAGGCCCAACCTCATCCTGTCACCTCTGAGTGTGGCCCTGGCCCTGTCTCACCTGGCACTAG GTGCTCAGAACCAAACGCTGCAAAGGCTGAAAGAGGTGCTGCATGCAGACTCAGGGCCCTGCCTGCCCCACCTGCTCAGCCGCCTCTGCCAGGACCTGGGGCCTGGGGCTTTCCGGTTGGCTGCCAGAATGTATCTGCAGAAAG GATTTCCCATCAAAGAGGACTTCCTGGAACAATCAGAACAGCTCTTTGGTGCAAAGCCCATGAGCCTGACGGGAATGAAGGGGGAAGACCTGGCGAACATTAACCGATGGGTGAAGGAGGCCACGGAAGGGAAGATCGAGGATTTCCTCTCAGATCTGCCAGATGACACAGTGTTGCTTCTCCTCAATGCCATCCACTTCCAGG GCTTCTGGAGGAGCAAGTTCGACCCGAACCTCACACAGAGAGGTGCTTTCCACCTGGACGAGCAGTTCACTGTGCCGGTGGACATGATGCAAGCCCTCACGTATCCGCTGCACTGGTTCCTGCTGGAGCAGCCTGAGATCCAG GTGGCTCATTTCCCCTTTAAGAACAACATGAGCTTCGTGGTCCTGATGCCCACCCGCTTTGAGTGGAACGCGTCCCAGGTGCTAGCCAACCTGACCTGGGACATCTTGCACCAGCCCTCGCTGTCGGAGAGGCCCACCAAGGTCCAGCTGCCTAAGCTGCATCTCAAATACCAACTGGACCTGGTGGCCACCCTCAGCCAGCTGG GCCTGCAGGAGTTATTCCAGGCCCCGGACCTACGTGGGATCTCCGATGAGAGGCTGGTGGTGTCCAGCGTGCAGCATCAGTCGGCACTAGAGCTCAGCGAGGCCGGCGTGCAGGCGGCCGCGGCAACCAGCACGGCTATGTCCCGCATGTCCCTATCCTCCTTCATCGTGAACCGccccttcctcttcttcatccTTGAGGACAGCACGAGCCTGCCCCTCTTCGTGGGCAGTGTGAGGAACCCCAACCCGGGCGCGCAGCCGGAGCGCAAGGAGCAGCAGGACTCCCCCGACGGCAAGGACTCCTTCCAGGATCACAAAGGCCTCCCCCGCGGAGACAAGCCCTTCGACCCAGACTTGAAACTTGGGCCGCCCTCGGAAGAGGATTACCCTCAGCCTGGCAGCCCCAAGTGA